The following coding sequences lie in one Sesamum indicum cultivar Zhongzhi No. 13 linkage group LG9, S_indicum_v1.0, whole genome shotgun sequence genomic window:
- the LOC105170157 gene encoding uncharacterized protein LOC105170157 isoform X1, producing the protein MALLSNGLSILAIPPPSRPSNHRHLHFTTSVFPARPFSGNAKLLFKSSNSRIKSFPQDGVQSSDNVKPEVMPEDQNTASDIAIGSLENKTADSESAFLSKLGILLGIAAAITLVSVGIKSPSQGTSHGIQFLLDGSSSSTLAAPTGAFSFRAFGYRVVLPEYAPGWIYFWLLMAAGCGLFISEEALNIWVGISLARLLSMDGTWQSLVDSFSRNAPYMISTVVWVYWGVCISDMIPFYLGKFFKQSGASNDIWSKLGVGKEKAMDITRTVQRYGNLIGFVERFSLGVRNPTAFLAGAMNISPECFFAGVCCGGLVTLPLQLAIGFLLRERPVFALATVATVVGIWTVFPYAVAALTAAFLYLRRRYSS; encoded by the exons ATGGCGCTTCTCTCTAATGGGCTCTCGATTCTCGCTATCCCCCCGCCGTCTCGCCCCTCCAACCACCGCCACCTGCATTTCACCACTTCCGTTTTCCCTGCTAGACCTTTCTCCGGAAATGCCaaacttttattcaaatcatcCAACTCCCG GATCAAAAGCTTTCCGCAGGATGGTGTACAGAGCTCTGACAATGTCAAACCAGAAGTTATGCCAGAGGATCAAAATACAGCTTCTGATATTGCTATAGGAAGTTTAGAAAACAAAACTGCTGATAGTGAAAGTGCATTTCTGTCAAAATTAGGAATACTTCTGGGAATAGCTGCTGCGATTACATTGGTATCAGTTGGTATAAAGTCACCAAGTCAGGGGACATCACATGGAATTCAATTTTTGCTAGATGGCTCGTCCTCTTCCACTTTGGCTGCGCCTACTGGTGCTTTTAGCTTCCGGGCTTTTGGATATAGAGTTGTGCTTCCTGAATATGCCCCTGG ATGGATATACTTTTGGCTGTTGATGGCTGCAGGATGTGGACTTTTTATTAGTGAAGAGGCTTTGAATATATGG GTTGGCATCTCCTTGGCACGATTACTTTCTATGGACGGGACATGGCAATCTTTAGTTGattcattttcaagaaatgctCCATACATGATTTCCACTGTTGTGTGGGTGTACTG GGGAGTTTGTATCAGTGATATGATACCATTTTACCTTGGGAAGTTTTTCAAACAATCTGGGGCATCTAATGATATTTGGTCAAAG TTAGGGGTTGGCAAAGAAAAAGCTATGGACATTACACGCACTGTGCAAAGATATGGAAATCTTATTGGTTTCG TGGAACGATTTTCTCTTGGAGTAAGAAATCCTACTGCTTTTCTTGCTGGGGCAATG AACATATCACCAGAGTGTTTCTTTGCTGGTGTATGCTGTGGAGGACTGGTCACTCTACCATTACAG TTGGCAATTGGATTCTTGCTGAGAGAACGTCCAGTCTTTGCCCTTGCAACTGTTGCCACTGTAGTG GGAATTTGGACCGTGTTTCCATATGCTGTGGCTGCCCTGACAGCAGCATTCCTCTATTTGCGACGCCGCTACTCCAGCTAA
- the LOC105170157 gene encoding uncharacterized protein LOC105170157 isoform X2: MPNFYSNHPTPGSCCRQKVLLFIIPCQCRIKSFPQDGVQSSDNVKPEVMPEDQNTASDIAIGSLENKTADSESAFLSKLGILLGIAAAITLVSVGIKSPSQGTSHGIQFLLDGSSSSTLAAPTGAFSFRAFGYRVVLPEYAPGWIYFWLLMAAGCGLFISEEALNIWVGISLARLLSMDGTWQSLVDSFSRNAPYMISTVVWVYWGVCISDMIPFYLGKFFKQSGASNDIWSKLGVGKEKAMDITRTVQRYGNLIGFVERFSLGVRNPTAFLAGAMNISPECFFAGVCCGGLVTLPLQLAIGFLLRERPVFALATVATVVGIWTVFPYAVAALTAAFLYLRRRYSS, from the exons ATGCCaaacttttattcaaatcatcCAACTCCCG GTTCATGTTGTCGCCAAAAggttcttctttttattattccTTGCCAATGCAGGATCAAAAGCTTTCCGCAGGATGGTGTACAGAGCTCTGACAATGTCAAACCAGAAGTTATGCCAGAGGATCAAAATACAGCTTCTGATATTGCTATAGGAAGTTTAGAAAACAAAACTGCTGATAGTGAAAGTGCATTTCTGTCAAAATTAGGAATACTTCTGGGAATAGCTGCTGCGATTACATTGGTATCAGTTGGTATAAAGTCACCAAGTCAGGGGACATCACATGGAATTCAATTTTTGCTAGATGGCTCGTCCTCTTCCACTTTGGCTGCGCCTACTGGTGCTTTTAGCTTCCGGGCTTTTGGATATAGAGTTGTGCTTCCTGAATATGCCCCTGG ATGGATATACTTTTGGCTGTTGATGGCTGCAGGATGTGGACTTTTTATTAGTGAAGAGGCTTTGAATATATGG GTTGGCATCTCCTTGGCACGATTACTTTCTATGGACGGGACATGGCAATCTTTAGTTGattcattttcaagaaatgctCCATACATGATTTCCACTGTTGTGTGGGTGTACTG GGGAGTTTGTATCAGTGATATGATACCATTTTACCTTGGGAAGTTTTTCAAACAATCTGGGGCATCTAATGATATTTGGTCAAAG TTAGGGGTTGGCAAAGAAAAAGCTATGGACATTACACGCACTGTGCAAAGATATGGAAATCTTATTGGTTTCG TGGAACGATTTTCTCTTGGAGTAAGAAATCCTACTGCTTTTCTTGCTGGGGCAATG AACATATCACCAGAGTGTTTCTTTGCTGGTGTATGCTGTGGAGGACTGGTCACTCTACCATTACAG TTGGCAATTGGATTCTTGCTGAGAGAACGTCCAGTCTTTGCCCTTGCAACTGTTGCCACTGTAGTG GGAATTTGGACCGTGTTTCCATATGCTGTGGCTGCCCTGACAGCAGCATTCCTCTATTTGCGACGCCGCTACTCCAGCTAA